A DNA window from Phaenicophaeus curvirostris isolate KB17595 chromosome 11, BPBGC_Pcur_1.0, whole genome shotgun sequence contains the following coding sequences:
- the RPL32 gene encoding large ribosomal subunit protein eL32: MPALRPLVKPKIVKKRTKKFIRHQSDRYVKIKRNWRKPRGIDNRVRRRFKGQILMPNIGYGSNKKTKHMLPTGFRKFLVHNVKELEVLMMSNKSYCAEIAHNVSSKNRKIIVERAAQLAIKITNPNARLRSEENE, encoded by the exons ATGCCTGCCCTCAGACCTCTTGTGAAACCTAAAATCGTCAAGAAGAGAACTAAGAAGTTCATCCGCCATCAGTCTGATCGCTATGTCAAGATCAAG cGCAACTGGCGTAAACCGAGAGGTATTGATAACAGAGTTCGTCGGCGGTTCAAGGGTCAGATCCTGATGCCCAACATCGGCTATGGCAGCAATAAGAAGACAAAGCACATGCTGCCCACGGGGTTCAGGAAGTTCCTGGTGCACAATGTCAAAGAGCTGGAGGTGCTCATGATGAGCAACAA GTCATACTGCGCAGAGATTGCTCACAATGTGTCTTCTAAGAACCGGAAGATAATTGTGGAGAGAGCTGCTCAGCTCGCCATCAAGATCACCAATCCCAATGCCAGATTGCGCAGCGAGGAGAATGAATAA
- the MBD4 gene encoding methyl-CpG-binding domain protein 4 isoform X2, with the protein MAAGGNKLRSKKALAEYFRKTGETTLKAEGVDVAARAEGVDATAPCPRVTRSRAKRCSPKAARGASGNANGHSRAQGLSVQNSEEDRIGHVQTGSEQPEGVRSAPESKDVIVEGIKPEDCPRTKEKGRGGKNAQNKKTGRSSEKRSRDSTQNKRRRRACNKEETECMQNKKFCRKAERRDGDRQGVGDQNADPMDSGKTLLRVSRSRSGTQLRSVTTRSQRELESQPKEDCVQKGSSDASSAESEEKTNGLEIGKGTDQGNPEESITRTQVDRRKTSPYFSSKYSREAPSPPRRKAFRKWTPPRSPFNLIQETLFHDPWKLLIATIFLNKTSGKMAIPVLWEFLKKYPSPEITRTADWKEMSELLKPLGLYELRAKTIIRFSDEYLSKRWKYPIELHGIGKYGNDSYRIFCVNEWKEVQPQDHKLNVYHTWLWENRERLSLD; encoded by the exons ATGGCGGCGGGAGG AAACAAGCTGAGATCGAAAAAGGCGCTTGCAGAGTATTTTCGGAAAACTGGGGAGACGACGCTAAAAGCAGAAGGTGTTGATGTCGCAGCAAGAGCAGAAGGTGTTGATGCCACAGCTCCTTGCCCAAGGGTTACCCGCTCCAGGGCAAAAAGATGCAGCCCAAAAGCTGCGAGAGGTGCTTCAGGGAATGCGAATGGGCACAGCCGAGCGCAAGGCCTCAGCGTACAAAACAGTGAAGAGGACAGAATTGGACACGTACAGACTGGAAGTGAACAGCCAGAGGGTGTTAGATCCGCTCCGGAAAGCAAGGATGTGATCGTGGAAGGCATAAAACCAGAGGACTGTCCGAGAACCAAAGAAAAGGGGCGCGGTGGGAAAAATGCTCAGAATAAAAAAACTGGAAGGAGCTCAGAAAAGAGGAGTCGAGATAGCACCCAAAACAAGAGGCGGAGAAGAGCCTGTAACAAAGAGGAAACTGAGTGCATGCAAAACAAGAAATTCTGTAGAAAGGCAGAGAGGCGTGACGGCGATCGCCAGGGTGTAGGCGATCAGAATGCAGACCCTATGGATTCAGGAAAAACTCTGTTAAGAGTTTCCAGGTCACGGTCAGGCACACAGCTACGGTCAGTGACAACTCGCTCGCAAAGGGAGCTGGAGAGCCAACCAAAGGAGGATTGTGTGCAGAAAGGTTCTAGTGATGCATCTTCTGCAGAATCTGAGGAGAAAACTAATGGATTGGAAATAGGGAAAGGGACAGACCAAGGGAATCCAG AAGAGTCTATCACACGAACACAAGTGGACAGGAGGAAAACAAGTCCGTATTTTTCAAGTAAATATAGTAGAGAAG CTCCCAGCCCACCTAGAAGGAAGGCCTTCAGAAAATGGACACCTCCACGTTCTCCTTTTAATTTGATCCAAGAAACACTTTTCCATGATCCATGGAAACTTCTCATTGCAACTATATTTCTCAATAAAACTTCAG GTAAAATGGCAATTCCTGTGCTCTGGGAGTTCCTCAAGAAGTATCCTTCTCCTGAAATAACCAGGACTGCAGACTGGAAAGAAATGTCAGAGCTGCTCAAACCTCTCGGCCTCTACGAACTCAGAGCAAAAACTATCATCAGGTTCTCAG ATGAGTACCTGAGCAAGCGGTGGAAGTACCCCATTGAGCTGCACGGCATCGGGAAGTACGGGAATGACTCCTACAGAATCTTCTGTGTCAACGAATGGAAGGAG gtGCAGCCACAGGACCACAAGTTAAACGTGTACCACACATGGCTCTGGGAGAACCGGGAGAGGCTGAGCTTGGACTGA
- the MBD4 gene encoding methyl-CpG-binding domain protein 4 isoform X1: protein MQNKKFCRKAERRDGDRQGVGDQNADPMDSGKTLLRVSRSRSGTQLRSVTTRSQRELESQPKEDCVQKGSSDASSAESEEKTNGLEIGKGTDQGNPGNQDFKPDTETKANVLHPCEKKSFTAVKTLPEESITRTQVDRRKTSPYFSSKYSREAPSPPRRKAFRKWTPPRSPFNLIQETLFHDPWKLLIATIFLNKTSGKMAIPVLWEFLKKYPSPEITRTADWKEMSELLKPLGLYELRAKTIIRFSDEYLSKRWKYPIELHGIGKYGNDSYRIFCVNEWKEVQPQDHKLNVYHTWLWENRERLSLD from the exons ATGCAAAACAAGAAATTCTGTAGAAAGGCAGAGAGGCGTGACGGCGATCGCCAGGGTGTAGGCGATCAGAATGCAGACCCTATGGATTCAGGAAAAACTCTGTTAAGAGTTTCCAGGTCACGGTCAGGCACACAGCTACGGTCAGTGACAACTCGCTCGCAAAGGGAGCTGGAGAGCCAACCAAAGGAGGATTGTGTGCAGAAAGGTTCTAGTGATGCATCTTCTGCAGAATCTGAGGAGAAAACTAATGGATTGGAAATAGGGAAAGGGACAGACCAAGGGAATCCAGGTAACCAGGATTTTAAACCTGAcactgaaacaaaagcaaatgtcTTGCACCCGTGTGAGAAGAAAAGCTTCACAGCAGTTAAAACGCTACCAG AAGAGTCTATCACACGAACACAAGTGGACAGGAGGAAAACAAGTCCGTATTTTTCAAGTAAATATAGTAGAGAAG CTCCCAGCCCACCTAGAAGGAAGGCCTTCAGAAAATGGACACCTCCACGTTCTCCTTTTAATTTGATCCAAGAAACACTTTTCCATGATCCATGGAAACTTCTCATTGCAACTATATTTCTCAATAAAACTTCAG GTAAAATGGCAATTCCTGTGCTCTGGGAGTTCCTCAAGAAGTATCCTTCTCCTGAAATAACCAGGACTGCAGACTGGAAAGAAATGTCAGAGCTGCTCAAACCTCTCGGCCTCTACGAACTCAGAGCAAAAACTATCATCAGGTTCTCAG ATGAGTACCTGAGCAAGCGGTGGAAGTACCCCATTGAGCTGCACGGCATCGGGAAGTACGGGAATGACTCCTACAGAATCTTCTGTGTCAACGAATGGAAGGAG gtGCAGCCACAGGACCACAAGTTAAACGTGTACCACACATGGCTCTGGGAGAACCGGGAGAGGCTGAGCTTGGACTGA